Genomic DNA from Rubripirellula tenax:
GGGGGTGCGTCAACGCATCCATGCGAACCGCCGTGATCGTTCCGACGTGCAAGGTACTCGAGAATGGATTTTCAGCTTTCGTCGGCGCGTAGCTTTCGCTCAATATCGAACCGTCGTCGAGGATCTCGAATTTTTGGCCCTCGTAGGGAACGTCAGTGGGCGTCACCGTCGACCAGGTCGGAAGGCTTGACTGATGGTCATCGGCCCACCGCCCGGTTCGCTCTTTCCAGTCCGGAACCAATGCGCGAAGCACGTCTTCGTGACCGGCAACGATTGCTCGCACTTCGTCCCGTCGCAGCGCTTGTTCGGCTGTGTAGACCGTGATGCTGGCTTCGTGGAAATCGTTTAACGCCGCAAACATCTGATAGTATTCGTGATGACTGATCGGGTCGTACTTGTGTGTGTGGCATTGGGCGCACTGGGTGGTGATGCCCAGGATCGCTTTGCCGATCGCGTCGACGCGGTCGAACATTCCTTCGACGCGAAATTGCTCGGGGTCGGCGCCGCCTTCTTCGTTGGTCATCGAATTGCGAAGAAAACCCGTCGCGACCCGCTCGTCTTGACCGGCACCCGGCAACAGGTCGCCCGCAATTTGTTTGATGACGAATTCGTCGTACGGCATGTCTCGCGACATCGCATCGATCACCCAGTCGCGATAGAAGAAGACTTGCCGTTGCATGTCTTTTTCGTAACCTGCCGAATCGGCGTAGCGCGCCGCATCAAGCCACCATCGCGCCCATCGCTCGCCGAAGCGATCGCTATCGATGTGCATGTCGATCCAAGCTTGCATCCACCGCGCATGATCTGCGGATCGCGCTTCACTTGATCGCGAGATATCGTCAAGTTGCCCAGGCGTCGGCGGCAGTCCCGTCAAGTCCAAGGCGATCCGCCGAGCCAGTGTCGACGGATCAGCGGGCGGGGAAGGCGACAACTTCATCGACTTCAATTTTGCGAGCACAAAGCGATCGATGCCGTTGCGGATCCATCGGCGGTCTTCGGGCAATGTGAACTTCGGTGATTCGGGCGTTTGCGGCGCAACGAACGCCCAGTGAGCGTCGTAGTCGGCACCTGCTTTGATCCATCGTGCCAGAACTTCCCGCTCGCGGTCGGTAATGTCCTTGCCCGTCGTGGGCGGTGGCATCACGGCGTCCGGGTCGTCGCTGTTCACGCGAGCAAGAATCTCAGACGCTTCGGCGTTGCCGGGGGCGATCGCGCCGCTGTCGATCGCACTTTCACGCACGTCCAATCGAAGTCCGGCTTCGCGAGTCGATTCGTCGGGTCCGTGACAAAGGAAGCACTTGTCCGACAGGATTCCGCGTACGTCGCGATTGAAGTCGACCGAGTCATCGGCATGGGCAAAAGACGCGACGACGACCATCAACGTTGTGGAGAAAAATGTGGCCGCAAAGCGAAACTCCACGCGGTGACGGCAAAAATTTCGTCCTCGACAGCGATTTTGAAGCAAGACCATAAAAGAATACACAACCTTTGAAACGTCGAATCAACCGAAGATCATCACTGGCGAAGAAAGGGTCGCTCTACAGCATAACCCGGCCATTCTCGTTGTTTTCTGACCAGATTGTGTATAAGGCTGCGCCGCCGGGTTGGCTACCGTACCTTTCGAAGGTGAGCGAATTACCGAATTCCTGAAACCGTTTTCAAGAATTTGCGTTGACGGCGAATCGAAACCGCATATATTCAGCTGAGCATGGCCACGGGAGATTTATTACCCTTTAAAGGCGTGATAGCGTTCCGTTATGCTCGCCGGTGATCGGCTGCAAGACTTGGCATGAAACCGCTTTCTAGGTTAGTGCCGGGACACCGACGGACGATTCGCTTGGGCAACGCTTAAGCATGGCAACGAGCTTTCCACGACATTTGGTTAATCGTTTATGGTTCAAGGCAATCGAGTAACGATCGACGATATCGCTCGGCACGCCAACGTGTCGAAGGCGACCGTGTCTCGTGTATTGAATAATAGTGCGGCGGTGACCGAGTCGCGCCGTTTAGCTGTTCTGGAAGCAATGGGGCAGTTGGACTTCCAACCAAGCTCGATGGCGCGGGCTTTGGCGGGCGGACGATCGATGACGATCGGCATTTTGACCCAAAACCTTGGGACGCCAGCATATGACGCGATCGTTCGCGGAATCATCAAGGGGCTCGAAGGAACCGGGTACTCGCCGATCTTCGTGGACGGATTGTTCAAGAAGGAAACCGAACACCAAAGCATCGGCACGCTGCTGGGACGCCAGGTGGACGGCTTGATTTTGGTCGGCGGTGATTTGCCGGTCGAAGACCTTGAGGGGCTGCGCAAACGAGTTCCAACGGTTGTTGTTGCCCGCAAACTGGAAGACAGCAGACTTGAGGACTGGGGTGGCCAGTGTCTGTTCGTTGACAATTTCGACATCGGTTACCTAGCGACGAATCATTTGATCGACGCGGGTCACCGCAAGATCGGACACGTCAAGGGAATCGAGACGCACGAAGACGCAATTTTTCGCTACCAGGGTTTTTGCCAAGCGATGTCGGATGCGGGCTTAGAAGTTGACCCCGACCTTGTTTACCAAGGCAACTTCTACGGCCAAAGCGGGATCTTGGCGATCGAGTCGTGGTTGATGCGGGGCAAAAATTTTACAGCGGTGTTTGCAGCGAACGATTTGTGTGCTTTCGGTGTTCGGTTGGCATTGTATCGACGCAACATCCGAGTTCCGGACGAGGTGTCCATCATCGGCGTCGACGATCAATTGGAAGCCGCCTTGATGGCTCCGCCGCTGACAACGATTCGCCAACCGTCGCACGAGATGGGTTCGGCGGCCGCTGAATCCATCTTGAAATTGATCGAGGGCAACGTCCCTCCGATCAAGCCCTTCTTTGGCAAATTGCAGAATCGCGAATCGGTCGCGATGCATCGATGAGAGCGATTCGCCAGCGGTGATCGGCACCGGACAAGACAAGAAACTGAACGTGTTCCCCATTCGTTGATTTGAAGATTCAAAGATGAAAAAGCAATTTCTAGCACTGGCCTGCCTTACGTTTGCCCTTGTCGCCGGATGTGGCGACTCGGATTCCGCTTCGGTGCCGGCTGCCGGTGAACCGGGGCCTGCCAGCATGAACGACTTTTCGCCGGAGGAGCAAGAAGCTCGCAAGAAGGCGATGGAAGAAGAAATGGGCAAGTAGCGTTCTTACGGATGCGCTTGGCGTCAAGAAGTTCATTGGCGGCAAGAAATAGTAAGTGGTTTTTGATCGGCGGCGTCGCCGTGCTGTTATCCTCCCTTTTAGGTGTGTCAAATGTATTGGCGAAAGAGTAGAGCCGGCTTCACGCTGGTGGAACTGTTGGTGGTGATTGCCATCATCGGCGTCCTTGTTGGGCTCCTGTTGCCGGCGGTGCAAGCCGCTCGCGAAGCAGCCCGTCGTATGAGTTGCAGTAACAACTTCAAGCAAATCGGATTGGCAATTCACAATTACCATTCGGCGTACAAGCAGTTGCCGATCCACGGCACCGGTACCGGATTCGATCCAAACACCGCGAACTGGTTTGACGACACTGTTCGAACCAGCCAAAGCGAACTCAGTTTTTTGGTCGGGCTGTTGCCTTTTATCGAGCAACAGGCCTTGTGGGAGCAAATCAGCAATCCGATGAACACGGACCTGCAAGGTGTTTCGCCGCCGGCCGCGACGGCGCCGCTGCCTTGGCCGGCGATGGGGCCGGTTCCCGGTTACACCGTACCGGGATCGCCGGATTTGACGGAAAACTACGTTCCTTGGCGAACGGAATTGCAGGCGTTTCGTTGCCCAAGCGATCCTGGAACAGGTCTGCCGGGTTGGGGCCGCACGAATTATGCAGCTTCGTTCGGCGATTCGAACTTCCCGACCCTGACTCACGGGCCTTTGAGCAACCAGCTGGGTTCGCATCAGAACCGCTCGATCAATCATCGAACGGGAGCCCGCGGCTTCTTCACGGTTCGTCAATCCATGAAGTTTCGTGACATCCTCGACGGTCTTTCGAACACGATTGCCGCTGGGGAAATTGCAACCGACCTGGGCGATCGCGACAAGCGAACGATGCCAGCAGTCGGCGGCGGCCAGGCGACCGCGTGCGGTCACGCCATGTCGATCACCATGTTGCCCGTTGCCGCTCGTGCCGGTGCCCGCGACTGGATCGATCCGCTGCGACCTTCGTTCTGGCGCGCGGCGACTCCGGTCGGTGGCGCCGTGTTCGGTCGTGGTTACCGCTGGGCGAGCAAGTCGCCTTGCTTCACTCTGATCAACACGATTCTGCCGCCCAACTCGGAATGCGTGCTCGGCGGAACCGGAATCGACAGCGACGGCATTGTGCCGACGTCGAGTCGTCACCAAGGTGGCGTTCACGTGCTGATGGGCGACGGTGCGGTTCGTTTCGTCACAGATTCGATCGAAGCCGGCGATAGCCGACACAGCCCAGTCGCCGAGGCACCCGCCATCGGCGGACCTTACTGTGCCGGATCGGCTCCTGGATCGATGTCGCCGTACGGACTTTGGGGAGCGCTGGGCAGCCGCGCTTCGAAGGAAGTCATTCAAGAGGAGTTCTAGTCTGATTCCCATTGCTTGAATTGCTGAAAACATAGGAGCCCGCGGTTGTCCCTGACCGCGGGTTCTTTTTTACACTCAACCCATCCATCATCGAAACCTGCAACACGAGCGTGATCCATGTTGAACTTAGGACGTCATCCCACTGTGGTTCTGCTGTCTTTGACGATGGCCTTGTTCTTACAGTGCCGCGTCGATGCGGCTGAAGTTGGCCGTCCGAACGTCTTGATGATTGTCGTTGACGACTTGAACGACTGGGTCGAGCCCCTGGGCGGGCACCCACAAGTCAAGACCCCGGCGATGGCCGCGCTTGCCAAGCGAGGAGTTACGTTCACCAACGCCCATTGTCAATCACCGCTTTGCAATTCATCGCGTACCAGCATGATGATTTCGCAGCGACCCTCCACGACGGGCATCTACGGTCTGGCGCCGTGGTTTCGAGGCATGGCTGAGCACCAAGAAACGATCTCATTGCCACAGCACTTTTTCAACGCCGGATACGAGACGTA
This window encodes:
- a CDS encoding LacI family DNA-binding transcriptional regulator; translation: MVQGNRVTIDDIARHANVSKATVSRVLNNSAAVTESRRLAVLEAMGQLDFQPSSMARALAGGRSMTIGILTQNLGTPAYDAIVRGIIKGLEGTGYSPIFVDGLFKKETEHQSIGTLLGRQVDGLILVGGDLPVEDLEGLRKRVPTVVVARKLEDSRLEDWGGQCLFVDNFDIGYLATNHLIDAGHRKIGHVKGIETHEDAIFRYQGFCQAMSDAGLEVDPDLVYQGNFYGQSGILAIESWLMRGKNFTAVFAANDLCAFGVRLALYRRNIRVPDEVSIIGVDDQLEAALMAPPLTTIRQPSHEMGSAAAESILKLIEGNVPPIKPFFGKLQNRESVAMHR
- a CDS encoding DUF1559 domain-containing protein; amino-acid sequence: MYWRKSRAGFTLVELLVVIAIIGVLVGLLLPAVQAAREAARRMSCSNNFKQIGLAIHNYHSAYKQLPIHGTGTGFDPNTANWFDDTVRTSQSELSFLVGLLPFIEQQALWEQISNPMNTDLQGVSPPAATAPLPWPAMGPVPGYTVPGSPDLTENYVPWRTELQAFRCPSDPGTGLPGWGRTNYAASFGDSNFPTLTHGPLSNQLGSHQNRSINHRTGARGFFTVRQSMKFRDILDGLSNTIAAGEIATDLGDRDKRTMPAVGGGQATACGHAMSITMLPVAARAGARDWIDPLRPSFWRAATPVGGAVFGRGYRWASKSPCFTLINTILPPNSECVLGGTGIDSDGIVPTSSRHQGGVHVLMGDGAVRFVTDSIEAGDSRHSPVAEAPAIGGPYCAGSAPGSMSPYGLWGALGSRASKEVIQEEF